The Aestuariibaculum lutulentum genome segment CAATTCGTTAGAATCGTTTTTATCCTGAATGGCAAAAAAGCCTTCCGAAGCATTGTAAATTTCGTAGTATTTAAATCCGTTTTTAGGAAGTATACTTTGGTATTGGTCTACATAAGGCGTAAAGCTCACACCACCATGAAAATAAACTTCCAGATTGGGCCAGACTTCGTGTAAATTACCTTTTCCTGTAGTTTCTAAAACATTGTTTAAAAGTACTAACATCCATGAAGGGACACCAGCAAGACTCGTTACATTTTCAAAGCGGGTTTCATCAACAATGGCTTGCATTTTGTATTCCCAATCACTCATTAAAGAAACTTTATTGCAAGGCGTACTACTAAACTCTGCCCAAAACGGCATATTGTCAATTAAGATGGCAGATAAGTCGCCAAATGCGGTGCCATTTTCTTTGTATAACTGTTTGCTTCCGCCCAAGCGTAAACTTTTACCTGTGAATAATTGTGACTCTTCGTTGTTATTCAGGTACATGCAAAGTAAATCTTTACTTGCTGCGTAGTGGCAGTCTTCTAAAGATTCTTCGCTAACCGGAATGAATTTGCTCTTTGCTCGCGTTGTTCCGCTCGATTTGGCATACCATTTTATTGGTGTTGGCCAGAACAGATTCGACTCGCCTTTCATGGAACGCTGAATAATATCCTGCCAGCCGTCGTAGTTTTTAATAGGAACGCGCTCGGTAAAGGTTTGATAGTTTTTTATTGAAGCAAAATCGTATTGTTTGCCAATTTCGGTGTCTTTAGCAAAATCCAAAAGACTGAGCAATAATTCATTCTGTACCTCGTTGGGATGTTTTAAAAACAAATCAATTTGTTGGAATCGTTTTTTTAAAAACCAGGAAGCAATGGAATTAACTATCGTAATTGGCATATTTTTGAGCTACTATCTTTGAATGCCTAAAATAACATTTTTTTTGTTGAAAAGTAAAAGCAAAATTCACATTTAGATTTATTCTTTAAATGTTCGTAATTTTGAAGGGAATTACAAAAAACAATAAAAAGAAAGCAGATGACTTACCAAGGGGTTTTAACGAAAATGGAAACAGAATACGCATCGCCTATTCAATATTATTTAGTGTTTGATAACGACTTTATAAACATGAATCAGTTGTTGGATAAACATATTTCCATAGAGTTTGTTAGATACCAGTGTTTAAACTGCGGATTAGATAAGCCTATTTATCGTCAGGGCTTTTGTAAAAGTTGTTTTTTTGATGTGCCACAGGCAGCCGACTGGATTATGCGTCCGGAATTGAGTACGGCACATTTAGGAAAAGAAGATCGGGATTTGGAGTACGAAAAGAAAATGCAGTTACAG includes the following:
- a CDS encoding GH3 auxin-responsive promoter family protein, which gives rise to MPITIVNSIASWFLKKRFQQIDLFLKHPNEVQNELLLSLLDFAKDTEIGKQYDFASIKNYQTFTERVPIKNYDGWQDIIQRSMKGESNLFWPTPIKWYAKSSGTTRAKSKFIPVSEESLEDCHYAASKDLLCMYLNNNEESQLFTGKSLRLGGSKQLYKENGTAFGDLSAILIDNMPFWAEFSSTPCNKVSLMSDWEYKMQAIVDETRFENVTSLAGVPSWMLVLLNNVLETTGKGNLHEVWPNLEVYFHGGVSFTPYVDQYQSILPKNGFKYYEIYNASEGFFAIQDKNDSNELLLMLDYGIFYEFIPMDVYATSEEKAIPLSEVELGKNYAIIITTNAGLWRYKVGDTVRFTSLSPYRIKISGRTKHHINVFGEELIIENAENALKQVCKDTEAEIVDFTAAPVFMEGKEKGAHEWLIEFKRLPRNIEQFNELFDDALKALNSDYEAKRFNNITLNKPKINVARENLFYDWLKQNNKLGGQHKVPRLSNTRDYLEELLKLNAS